The Ignavibacteriota bacterium genome includes a region encoding these proteins:
- a CDS encoding ABC transporter permease, with protein MQIIQAIGRVARREVREILADRWTLVAVTLMPLIAGLILTAMYAHRIVEDLPLGVIDEDRSATSRMLVRAFDAHQSMTVVPVDEPSAASEEIMRRGTYTGLLVIRSGFETELKQGKQSQLLLYLINSNMVSGNALLKAASTTAGTIAAGTALQKAVRGGALGESSMALVQPIVIQGHNLFNPAQTYSDFFVPGILAALLQQVVVIGAALTWVREFRTGRIRQLLAEERSIGVIAAGKLLVYVAIGVVWGVVFFTGLFGLVGVPYTGSILAGIMSALLMLVAMGLVAMMISSFFEHRETAIQITFLVSSPAFLVSGYTFPALAMTSPARWAGAIVPLTPFLTAWRRLVLYGAGWSDITIQLVVLCAMIVVAAAVMMIRLRMRVRHLSGQASEDSASRPLPPDVAHDPRTSSDVPGASSNPSDVAHDPRTSRVPARVLVCAHPLSPRCFIHASWHS; from the coding sequence ATGCAGATCATTCAGGCCATAGGCCGTGTTGCACGGAGAGAGGTGCGGGAGATCCTTGCCGACCGCTGGACGCTCGTGGCGGTCACGCTCATGCCGCTCATCGCCGGGCTGATCCTCACCGCGATGTATGCGCACCGGATCGTGGAAGACCTGCCGCTCGGCGTGATCGATGAGGACCGCAGCGCCACATCGCGGATGCTTGTCCGCGCCTTCGATGCGCACCAGTCGATGACCGTGGTGCCGGTGGATGAACCCTCCGCGGCATCCGAAGAGATCATGCGCCGGGGGACGTACACCGGGCTCCTCGTGATCAGAAGTGGATTTGAAACAGAACTCAAGCAGGGGAAGCAGTCGCAACTTCTCCTCTATCTCATTAACAGCAACATGGTCTCCGGCAATGCGCTGCTCAAAGCCGCAAGCACCACGGCGGGGACCATCGCTGCCGGAACGGCGCTCCAGAAGGCCGTACGGGGCGGGGCGCTTGGCGAGAGCAGTATGGCGCTGGTGCAGCCGATCGTGATCCAGGGGCACAATCTGTTCAACCCCGCGCAGACCTACAGCGATTTCTTCGTGCCAGGTATCCTTGCCGCGCTGCTGCAGCAGGTGGTCGTGATCGGTGCCGCGCTCACGTGGGTGCGGGAATTCCGCACGGGGCGCATCAGGCAATTGCTGGCAGAAGAGCGGAGCATCGGCGTGATCGCCGCCGGGAAGCTTCTCGTGTACGTCGCTATCGGCGTGGTGTGGGGGGTGGTCTTCTTCACGGGGCTCTTCGGGCTGGTCGGCGTACCGTACACCGGCTCGATCCTGGCCGGTATCATGTCGGCGTTGCTGATGCTCGTTGCCATGGGGTTGGTAGCGATGATGATCTCCTCGTTCTTCGAGCACCGCGAGACCGCCATCCAGATCACGTTCCTGGTCTCGTCGCCGGCATTCCTGGTATCCGGGTATACGTTTCCCGCGCTGGCAATGACCTCGCCCGCACGGTGGGCAGGAGCCATCGTGCCATTGACGCCGTTCCTCACCGCGTGGCGGAGGCTGGTGCTGTACGGCGCCGGCTGGTCCGACATCACCATACAGCTTGTCGTGCTCTGCGCGATGATCGTGGTTGCCGCGGCCGTGATGATGATCCGGCTGCGGATGCGGGTCAGGCATTTGTCCGGGCAGGCATCCGAAGACTCCGCTTCGCGTCCTTTGCCTCCTGACGTCGCTCATGATCCACGCACGTCGTCTGACGTCCCCGGCGCTTCGTCCAATCCTTCTGACGTAGCTCATGATCCACGCACATCTCGCGTCCCGGCGCGCGTGCTCGTCTGCGCACATCCGCTGAGTCCTCGATGCTTCATCCACGCCTCCTGGCATTCTTGA
- a CDS encoding ABC transporter permease, with protein MHPIKEELHRMASDRNILLVLVIAPLVYSLVFGLTYVRAKVNDLPVVVVDQSHTAASRSIIRALDAHEALAVSEVISDEGPVRDMLVREQCWAVVVIPREFESDLKRGKQSAVPVFVNTSNIIIGNYAWKGVQTVLGTTGAMVSMDRMMRKGVSAGAVRASYAPVELQTRVLFNPASNYAYFVVPLLIILLVHQVVALGAGMSAAKHADDHTDALVASSAMERGVRGLYLRVAHVQSRLVPYIAAGTAWLVLSVVATHPWLGIPRPASFVGALLLGILISWNAALLGTLAGSMVKDKIGVVQVLFFTSMPILLLSGGSWPLQAMPWGVRMFALCLPTTHAMNAYRALALEELSFVHVLPALGVLAVCGIVLSVVNALAVRLVHENT; from the coding sequence ATGCATCCCATCAAAGAAGAGCTGCACAGGATGGCATCCGACAGGAACATCCTGCTTGTCCTTGTGATCGCTCCGCTGGTGTACTCGCTGGTCTTCGGACTCACGTACGTGCGCGCCAAAGTGAATGACCTGCCCGTGGTCGTTGTGGATCAGAGCCACACGGCGGCGAGCCGGTCCATCATCCGAGCCCTCGATGCGCATGAGGCCCTTGCGGTGAGCGAAGTGATCTCCGATGAAGGCCCTGTGCGGGACATGCTGGTGCGCGAGCAATGCTGGGCGGTGGTGGTGATCCCGCGCGAGTTCGAATCGGATCTGAAGCGCGGCAAGCAGTCGGCCGTGCCGGTGTTCGTGAACACTTCCAACATCATCATCGGCAACTATGCGTGGAAGGGAGTGCAGACGGTGTTGGGCACCACGGGCGCCATGGTGAGCATGGACCGGATGATGCGGAAGGGTGTGTCGGCCGGGGCCGTGCGGGCGTCGTATGCGCCCGTGGAACTGCAGACGCGGGTGCTGTTCAACCCCGCATCGAACTATGCGTACTTTGTCGTGCCGTTGCTCATCATCCTGCTTGTGCATCAGGTCGTCGCGCTTGGCGCGGGGATGTCGGCGGCGAAGCATGCCGACGACCATACCGATGCGCTCGTCGCATCGTCGGCGATGGAGCGTGGGGTGCGCGGACTCTACCTGCGGGTTGCGCATGTGCAGTCGAGGCTGGTACCGTACATTGCTGCCGGCACGGCATGGCTCGTGCTGTCGGTCGTTGCCACCCATCCGTGGCTTGGCATTCCCCGTCCGGCGTCGTTCGTCGGTGCGTTGTTGCTCGGGATCCTCATCTCCTGGAATGCCGCACTTCTGGGAACACTTGCCGGTTCGATGGTGAAGGACAAGATCGGGGTTGTGCAGGTCCTGTTCTTCACGTCCATGCCGATCCTTCTGCTTTCCGGCGGGAGCTGGCCGTTGCAGGCAATGCCGTGGGGCGTTCGCATGTTCGCCCTCTGTCTTCCCACGACCCATGCGATGAACGCATACCGGGCGCTGGCGTTGGAGGAGTTGTCGTTCGTGCACGTGCTTCCTGCGTTGGGGGTCCTTGCGGTGTGCGGGATCGTGCTGTCGGTGGTGAACGCCCTGGCGGTACGGTTGGTGCATGAGAACACTTGA